agcctggagatgtgttgggtcattgtcctgttgaaaacaaatgatagtcccactaagcccaaaccagatgggatggcgtattgctgcagaatgctgtggtagttaagtgtgccatgaattctaaataaatcacagacagtgtcaccagcaaagcaccgccacaccatcacacctcctcctccatgctttacggtgggaaatagcggagatcatccattcacccacaccgcatctcacaaagactcaGCGGTTGTtaccaatttggactccagaccagaggacacatttccaccagtctaatgtccattgctcgtgtttcttggctcaagcaagtctcttattattattggtgtcctttagtagtggtttctttacagcaattcgaccatgaaggcctgattcacacagtctcctctgaacagttgatgttgagatgtgtctgttacttgaactctgtgaagcatttacttgggctccaatttctgaggctggtaactctaatgaacttatcctctgcagcagaggtaactcttggtcttccattcctgtggcagtcctcaggagagccagtttcatcatactgcttgatgtttttttcttcttcacagGACTGGGCAGGGATGCAGCCATGGGTGGACTTGGGAGGGCattggcccacccactggggagccaggcccagccaatcagaatgagttcccccccagacgatcccacaggtgaagaagccgtatGTGGAACTCCTGGTCTGGCTACgcgtgatctgcggttgtgaggctcgttggatgtactgccaaattctctaaagcgaCATTAGAGGTCTCTGGTGGTGGAGAAACtaatattaaattctctggcaaccgctctggtggacattcctgcggtcagcatgccaattgtacagtCCCTCAatgcttgagacatctgtggcattgtgttgtgcagcaaaattgcacattttaaagtggctttttattgtccttggcacaaggtgcacctgtgtaatgatcatgctctttaatcagcctcttggtatgccacacctgtcaggtggatggattatcttggcaaaggagaaacgctcactaacagggatataaacccatttgtgcacaacatttttgaaaaataagctttttgtatgtATGGAaaatatttcagctcatgaaacatgggactaacacttaAGATTTTGCGGTCATGTTTTTGCTGCGTGTAATTCAACTGACACTCGAATGGACTGTGTGCATCTGACCAACAGATTGAGAGATTATTCAGACAAAATCCTAGTTGCTGGTGTTTTTTTTGGAGGGGGAAGGCTGAAAATCTACGTGTATGAATACAGGCACTGTCGGGGCAAAGATACGTCTTTCTACACTGAAATTATACGTGGTTCAGGCTACTAATTGATCCGAACTAAAATGGAGTAACgttttcaccttccaacatggcAGACGTATATACCCATTTTCTCCAATCACATGGCAAGGTTCTCCTCGGGGAGCACATCCGGTGGCGTTTCCTGTGTTTGTAAATTGAAAGAAATTGGAACTCAGGCCACGGGCGTCGAAACACGACAAACGAGGAAAATTTAAAGGTAAACACCAAAAAACGACGTTTGAATATCACAAATGGTTTCACTTATTGTATGTTTAGTCGTGTATCAGGCGATATTTGACAGATTCGACCTCCGTCTCTAAGCAAAAAAGCAGTGACTGACACGACTTGTTAGCTTGACAACAGGGGAGGGGGAGTACGCATCGACCATCACGAATGAATGTCTTTATCGGGAAATCTTGCTGTACTAGCTGCTTAGTCGTTTTGTGGCTAATCTGATCGCAATCCTCAAACTTGTTTTTATATAGCTGGCTGTATTTATCCGGATCTAATCATATCGAAATTGCATAACGATAAAATTATATTTCGATTTGTTGATGGGTGGCAACTGAAGTTAGTAAGATGTGATGATGTACGTGGAAGCCactactagctaacgttagctacgtcgttattagctagctatctgtTTCTGTTTTGGCTAGCGGCTAGTTAACTCCGATACAAATCATCGAGAGGCTATGATTACATTAACAATTTTGTAACTAGCAGACTCTTAACCTGAGCGATTAGTGCAATAATCTTTAAATGATTATAAGATTACGAGATAATCATTTTAATTGTTGGGTTAAGCCATTTAAATGTAACTTCAAGTAGCTAACGTTTATTTCTACCATTGCATGCTAACTAGCAAACGTTAACTAACCAGCTACGTTTTATTAAATGTGTTTCACTGTATATTACTACTTGATTGTCCATTACCTTCCCACACTAGCTAGTTATTTCGTTAACTTCGCCAATTACGAAGTTAGTCAGTAGCTAGCTGCATCCAGGGAAAACTGCTCATATTTGCAACGATAACTAGACATTAGTGTATCAAAATGTTGCTGCTGGCTGCATgtaataatgttagctagctatgggGTTGCTAAAAGATAGCTTTAGACTTTCCCTGGATCATTATTTAGCCAGAGCCATATTATTTGACTTGTTATTACATTGCatatatttagctagctagagttAGGTCAACTTTTTACATTTGGAATATCTAAATGCATGGCTTTGGCTATAGCCATTAACTTGCCAATGTTGGTGCCATTGGTTTAATTTGTAAAATGTTTTTCAGCTGTATGGCTATTCTTAATCATGGTGGTCAGTTAGGTTAACCTATCTACAGTATCAGCGTTTTGTCCCAAATTCATGGTAGCTAGCTATACTGTTTATAGTTCTTACACCtgtttgctagctaacattagctatatGATTATGTACACAATTGGAATTGGGTCCCTGACTGAATGGCTCGACCATCCCATTTTGGATATTAGCTAGATGTGTTGTATTAATGTGACCCATGTTCAGGGCTTGTAGGAGCAGCTCTTTCAGGATCATATTTCATAGCTAGCAAAGTGACCTGATGACAGTGACAAACAAGGAGTAAACCAAATGACCTTCTACAGTTATTATGGAGATGCTAGTTTTTGAGTTATAATTGGGTTTTGTGTGGTTGGTGCAGTTACAATCTGTGACTCATTGCTGGTTTTATTGTTTTTAAAAATCATTTCATTATTATTGAATGTATTTTTATGTATTgtccacatcctcctcttcctcagtttTAGTGCTAGATGAGTGTGGTGGGTGTGGCCCCCCGTCAGACTGACCATCCTGATTGACGGATCCCTGGATGACCTTGTCCCCGCCCCCATCCCCGCCCTCACATACACCGTTCCCACTGCAATGTCACACCTGCCCAGCAGCTCAGTCCGCGACCATATGAAATGGGTTTGTTTTCcaacaaaaaaattataaaatggCTACAAACAACATGCCTACTATTAGgcaacattatacagtatattttgTCACTCAGGATGTGGTCGTCATAAAATGTAAAGTGCTTGATTTTAATTTGTATCATTGGGTTTCATACTGTTTCTGGTGTAACTGTAACTTGGCTTCTGACAGTCTGAGTGTTTGTCTTCTCATTTGTTTAGCTCCTCTACACCCAGACTGGTTCTGTTTTATAAATTTTCTAAATGTATGATTGGTACTGGATTTCCCTGACTCGGGCTCGGTTCTGTTCCTAGGCGGGGTTGCTTGGCTGTGAGGCTGTTCTCTCCAGTATGGCCCTGATGCAGGCCAGCTCCATGGCCGGTCCGCCCAAGAAGATGATGGCTCCGCTCGGCCATGGTCCACCACCCCAGAGGGATGGTTTAGACCGCGGTCCTCAGAGCCACATGATCCTGCCATCTGGAATGAGCTGCCCACCCCTGGTTAGGAGAAGCTGGGGCAatgcagagggggaggagggaactTTGTTGTTTATCATTGTCACCCACTGAAAGAACAACAAATTAGAAATCGATATATTTCCCATTGGCTAGGTCTCAGAAGTAACTTACTGTGGCCTGCTAATATGCCTAAATAAGTCTTCATTAATGATTTAAAGAGGCTGCCAGAATATATACACAATTTAAAAGTAGTCATAGGTTACATTCTGTATTTCTCTCTTTTgccaatgtttatttttattttttactgttcATTATTATTTGTTTTCCCAGCATAATCATCTAAATGATTCTAAAATATCCTGTGGTTCATGTTTAAATTTCACACATTTAGAAAACATTATTTGCATTCCATTCTTGTTTTGTTTCTGTCTTGAAATGTAGGCCTTATCTGTAAGGTCATTTCTCATTTTAAGTTTCATACAATCGCCACCAGGAAGGCTGAATCAcaggctcctctctccctcttgtatGTGCTCCCCAGCTTATCCGGAAGGAGGCTGACTTCCACGCCCCCCGCCTGCTGGACGAGAAAGAGATGAGGGCCAACGAGGACATGCAGCTGAAAAAGAAGAACAGGAAGTCAGGAACGCCCTGTAAAGTGAGAGAGCAAgacgggaggggagggaaggtCAGTGTCTCTGAATTTTAAAGCAAAACAGCCTCTGTGTGTTTAGGAGAGATTGTGTTATAAAAACGGTCTGaaggtgtgtttgtgggtgtttggcTCGCtttgtgcttctgtgtgtgtgtgtgactgactttTTTTTGTCTCTCGCTGAGTTGGTGCCTTTGAGTTTGCACATTTTGTGTGGGGGGAGGAGTGCAGATGAGATGTGGAGGGGGTGGGGTTCtctggagaggaaagaggggggaggggaacaCAATAACTGTTATTGTGTTTGAGGGGGGAGCAGTAACATGTGGGAGGGGGTTAACCCTTCTCTAGGTTTTGCTTTAAATGGCCAAAATGGTCAAAACATTGTTTTAATCCTGTACTACCTTATTTTAATTCAGCCTTTATGTCAGCACTGGCTTTTCTCATACTAAAATGATTGTATCATATGTTTCCTTCTATACAACATGCTTGTTGTGATGATTTAGTAGATGTGTACATTTGCAAGTTTTATTTCTTCTGTATGGTGTATTTAGGCCTACAATTTTATGCTGAGCCACTATTCTGTCATATCCTGCCtaggtggttgttgtggatgagAATGGTAACTGTCCAATATCCAAAGTGCAGAAAAACTTCATCTGTGATCACTGTTACGGAGCCTTTAGGAGTGGATATCACCTGAAGAGACACATCCTCATTCATACAGGTATGTGTCCCAACCACAATGGCCTACTACTGGAAGTTTTCCATTACCAGTTAGGGAGATGTTTAACATGCTTAGCTAATACAGTACGAAAATACATAAGGCCAGCAGAAACACCCGTTTGAATTAAGTGACCAGTGATTTTAATCTGGAGATGTCCTCCAAAAAGATATTGTCTAGTGTCAGATTTTCATTCACAGTTTTTGGTGTTCTCTGTGGGGACCTTTCACTAAAACTGGTACTCTTCGGTTTAGGGGAGAAGCCGTATGCTTGTGGCATATGTGACATGAGGTTTATTCAGCGTTACCACCTGGagagacacagcctcattcacaCGGGTATGCGTCCTCTTACCGTACCCATCTCTCACTAAACAGGCTACACCTGTAGTGCTGCACCGGAACCCAAGTGTACAGGGTTTTCAGTGTTCTTTTGTCATTTGGACAGTAATTTCCAACAAAGCTCAACATTCCTTTCACCTCAACTATGTGAAGGAGAGGGTTATCACAAATGTACAAATGGGTCCCCCAACACCAATGAGAGTACAAATGAAACATCTATTTGGTACAAAATGTTTATAGATTGGCCATAGGAGGCTGCACAAAGGTCACATTTTTAGGACAATGTTGCTTTTAGTAGGTGAAGGTGTTGCTAGTTTAGCAGTAGCTTTTTGTATGCAGTATGAGATTTTGAATAGAAATTACTGCATGGACATCAAGCGACTGATTTTCTGAGACATTTTGTAATATTGGTAAGTAGACCATTTGAAGAGTGGTCTATAGCTTCTATATTGGAAAATAAAACACTGCTTTACACGTTTGCATTTTTAATTTACAGTGAAAACTATTTgctttagatttttttgttatCTGATATTTATGAAATTCTCATTTGACCAAAAGCAAGATGCATTCGGATCATAGTCAAGTATTATGGGTGTGTTCATCATTTGGCCATACGTTTATCCTTGTAAATATAACCAATAATCCTACTCAAGTTCATTTGAGTGGACAGTTTGCAATTTGGAAtaaatccttttttttttttttttttttttttttctcaattctGTGCAGATTGAATAGCTAATATTTGTATGCTCTGTGTGTATAGGGGTGAAGCCGTACGCTTGTTCCATGTGTGACATGAGGTTTTTCCAGCGTTACCACCTGGAGAGACACAGCCTCACTCATACGGGTATGAGTCCTCTTTCCGTACCCATCTCACATAAAACAAGCGACCCATTTTACTCCTGTTTGTCATAGAGCAGCCTCTCAGTAGAAATGTATTGAGTGTAAAATCAAAAAGACAGCATGGCAGTTGGCCGGCTTCAGGAGATCAGGATGTGACAAAGATCTTTATGCTCGGACAGAAACCATGTGGCCTTCATATAGATAGAAATGCAAACTTAATATACAgttactgtgccttcagaaagtattcatacccgttgacttattccacattgttgcGGCCTctaattcaaaatggattacattttttttccctctcaccaatctacacaaaataccccataacgacagttctaacatgtttttagaaatgtttgcaaatgtattgaatgtgaaatacagaaatatcttatttacataagtattcacacccctgagtcaatacatgttagaatccccttttgcagtgattacagctgtgagcctttctgggtaagtctctacgagctttgtacacctggattgtacaatatttgcacatttcttCATTTAAATCTTTGTCAAATTGGGTGTTGGTCATTGCTAGGCATccatttaagtcttgccatagatttgcaAGACAATTTTATATAGAGCTGTAACTACGCCACTCCGGAACATTCACCCTCTAGGAACTGTTCGATCGCCAAACCAACTGTtcgatcgccaaacatttctgtacgATATGCCTTGCCTTCCAATTATTTGACTTCATCTCGCACTGTTGGCAGTAGATGCACCCGATTTCAGCGGCCTTGCACGCCGAGTAGGAGACATGTCCCATTctaaacttttaaaaccatgactagagagagactgtcaatgtCTATATTAAAGCGCTGCTGTTTATCAGTGAGTTCATGTTTACGTTTTTACttagcactgtcaacactttctaTTCTACACTTTTTTTCTTATCAGCcgttctccctacttccactcgcTCTACAACTAGTGCTGCAGTTGCAATGAATGAATGAGAAGGAAAGTGTATCGATAGGCTTGCGTTTATTAGCGGCTTGCACCTTTTTGtaatatcgaggaatatttcatttgtctggtcataggagtaacggCATACATTTTTGCATGAGGTAGAAACAATGCGGTGCGCCTCGAGTtttgccatcagctggaagaacggtttttggtcagtgtcaggggaggaaagagagagtggagggatgtTGAGAGCCGGACCGTTAGTCTGCtgccctctccctctgctgagtCTGGCTCCATCAGCCCAgcgaaataaaaatataaagcaaattatttaaatgttatttaaccttttaaattgaacctttatttaactaggcaagtcagttaagaacaaattcgtatttacaataacggcctaccaaaaggcaaatggCCGCCTGCGGGAATGGGGGCTGGCATTAAATATAGGacagaacacacatcacaacaagagagaccacaacactacataaagagagacctaagacaacaacatagcatggcagcaacacatgacaacacagcatggtagcaacacagcatggtagcaacagaacatggtacaaacattattgggcacaaacaacagcacaaagggcaagaaggtagagacaacaatacatcacttgaagcagccacaactgtcagtgtccatggtTGAGTCTTTGATAGAAGAGATtgaaataaaactgtccagtttgagtgtttgttgcaactcgttccagtcgctagctgcagcgaactgaaaacaggagcgacccagggatgtgtgcgctttagggacctttaacagaatgtgactggcagaacgggtgttgtatgtggaggatgagggctgcagtagatatctcagatatgggggagtgaggcctaagagggttttataaataagcatcaaccagtgggtcttgtgacgggtatacagagatgaccagtttacagaggagtgaAGTGGCGTGTCTTagaaggagcattggtggcaaatctgatggctgaatggtaaagaacatctagtcgATCGAGaacacccttacctgccgatctataaattacgtctccataatcttgcatgggtaggatggtcatctgaatcagggttagtttggcagctggcgtgaaagaggagcgattacgatagaggaaaccaagtctagatttaactttagcctgcagctttgatatgtgctgagagaagggaGTATGgttagacggtacactgtccaaGTACTTGTATGGGGTGACTACCTCCAGCTCTAAACCAGGGCtgtccaaccctgctcctggagagctaccgtcctgtaggttttcactctccctcatctagcgcacctgattctaataattagctagtTGATGCGCTGTATCAGGTTGGTTATACCCGGGGTTGGAGTGTGAACCTAcaagagggtagctctccaggagcagggttgcgCAGCCCTGCTCTAAACCCATCAGAGGTTGTAATCACACCTGTAGTAATCACACttagctgtgcctcacaagtaatacattAACTGgtctattaccggtgtgatcatattGCCTACCTCAAATGTTGAAATATAATTAAAaagtggtctgagaagaacaagaATGCATttagggcaattcaagcaaagctaATATGCGGCGATAATGTTTTGGGCCTGTAGCCTACAGCACAAATGCCATTCCTACAGtactgttttatttattattttttttacctgctttttctcccctttttcgtggtatccaattgttagtagctactatcttgtctcatcgctacaactcctgtacgggctcgggagagacgaaagtcgaaagtcatgcgtcctctaatacacaacccaactaagccgtactgcttcttaacacagcgcgcatccaacccggaagccagccgcaccaatgtgtcggaggaagcaCCTGGCAACTTTGGTTAGCGCAcattgcgcccggcctgccacaggagttgctggtgcgcgatgagacaaggatatccctactggccagaCCCTCCCtaatccctagtccttgccgatgacaaccatacccataacatgatgcagcaatgcttgaaaatatggggtGTGGTAAttagtgatgtgttgttggatttgccttaacaaaacactttttattcaggacttaaagtacatttctttgccacattttttgcagttttactttggtgccttattgcaaacaggatgcatgttttggaatatttttttctgtacatgcttccttttcactctgtcatttaggttagcattgtggagtagctacaatgttgatccatccccagttttctccaagctgttttaaagtcaccattggcagcatggtgaaatccctgagtggtttctttcctctccagcaattgagttaggaaggacgtctatCTCTTATAGTGTATtgctacaccatccaaagtgtaactgttttaatttaactaggcaagtcatttaagaacaaattcttatttacaatgacggcctacactgggtccggatgatgctgggccaattgtgcgccaccctatgtctcccaatcacagccggttgtgatacagcctggattcgaaccggggtgtctagtgacgcctcaagcacaagttttttttttttacccatctgccgataggtgccctttgcgaggcattggaaaacctccctggtctttgtggttgaatctgtgtttgaaattcactccttgactgagggaccttacaattatctgtatgtgtggggtacaaagatgaggcagtttattaaaataatgatgtttaacaatattattgcacacagtgagtccatgcaacttatgtgacttcttaattaagcacatttttactcctgaactttaggcttgccataaaaggggttgaatacatttcagattttaatttatatataaaaaatcctaaaacatcattccactttggcattatgggggtattgtgtgtaggccagtaaaaTGCAATCTCTATTTAATCCATCTTAAATtaaagctgtaacacaacaaaatgtggaaaaagtatagggctgtgaatactttctgaaggcactgtatatgtttttaaatggtTTAAAACTATCAGACTCATGGGGCAAAAGTCAGTCTCTTGCCAACAGAGGGAATGGTCTCTTGATGTCCAAGCCTTGCACATTACTTACTGGTCGTAGTTCATGGCTAGTTATTGTAATTGATAATGGCTTGAAGTTGGTACAGATTATTACTGATGACAATTTTGTTTTAGGTAAAAACTTATTTTGATGTCAGTGAAGGGTTTCCTCTCTTACACTTTGCCAGCTAACATTTCTGTAGTTAATTCCCAATTGTTGCCATTGAACCCAAATTGAATTTTGATTGGGCATAAAACATTTTCTTGTTTTAACCTTAAATGCACACTGAAGTGTTTGTCCCCAGGGGTTAAGACATGGCAACAAACATTTTACCTCTAGTACTAGAACTAATCAGTCCTTACATTTGTGTGAAATGTATATGGTTATAGTTTGGGAGTTGGGTATTGTTTTGTTTTCCACTTAATGCAATAGGAACACTAGCTAATATATTGATACTCTGTGTGCATAGGGGTGAAGCCGTTTGCTTGCAACATGTGTGACATGAGATTCTTCCAGCGTTACCACCTGGCGAGACACAGCCTCACTCATACGGGTACTGGTCCGTACACCGTACCCCTCTTAACAATGGGCTATAAACACTGATGCTGCACTTAAGCACCAATACACAGGTTCCTTATGTTGTACTTGCTTAGGGTGGCGTAAAGCCACAACAAACTAGGATTTTAGAACCGCTTAACAATTTGTGGCTTTCAGTTAATATCTCTGGATTCACTATCTTGGCAATTTCATTGTCTTGGTAAATTGCCAAACCAACCCTTTAGTAGGATAGTACTAAAGGGTTATTATAGcccttttgaaatattttgagtgcattcagaaagtattcagaccccttcacttttccacattttgttatgctacagccttattctaaaattgatcaaatattttttccctcgtcaatctacacacactacccaaaTCTACAAATTGAAaacagttatttatttatttatttttttgtgaattttacccctttttctccccaatttcgtggtatccaattgttgtagtagctactatcttgtctcatcgctacaactcccgtacgggctcgggagagacgaaggttgaaagtcatgcgtcctccgatacacaacccaaccaagccgcactgcttcttaacacagcgcacatccaacccggaagccagccgcaccaatgcgccggaggaaacaccgtgcacctggccaccttggttagcgtacactgcgcccagcccgccacaggagtcactggtgcgcgatgagacaaggacacccctaccgaccaagccctccctaacccgggcgacgctaggccaattgtgcgtcgccccacggacctcctggtcgcggccggttacgacagagccagggcgcgaacccagggactctgatggcacagctggcgctgcagtacagcgcccttaaccactgcaccacccgggaggcagaaaacaggtttttatacatttttgcaaatgtattaaaatgaaaGAACAggcataccttatttacataggtattcataccctttgctatgacactcgaatTTGAGCTCCAGtgtatcttgtttccattgatcatccttgatgtttctacaacttgattagagtccacctgtggtaagttcaattggacatgatttggaaaggtgcacacctgtctatataaggtcccacagttgacagtgcatgtcagaggaaaaaacaggccatgatgtcaaaggaattgtctgttgacctccgagacaggattgtgtcggcacagatctgggtatgggtaccaaaacatttctggagcattgaagctccccaagaacacagtggccgccgttattcttaaatggaagaagtttggaaccaccaagactcttcctagagctggctgcctggccaaactgcgGAATCGGccgagaagggccttggtcagggaggtgaccaagaacccgatggtcactctgacagagctccagagttcctctgtggagatgggagaaccttccagaagacaaccatctctgctgcactccaccaatcaggtctctATGGTAAAGTGacaagacagaagccactcctcagtaaaaggcacgtgacagcctgcttggagtttgccaaaaggcacataaaggactcAGATCccaagaaacaagattctctggtctgatgaaaccaataactttttggcctgaataccaagagTCACGTCCGGAGgtaacctgacaccatccctactgtgaagcatggtggcagtattctgctctggggatgtttttcagtggcagggactgggagactagtcaggatcaagggctaagatgaatggagcaaagtacaatAATTATAAAATATTAGAGAGTGGTGTGTTAATGTGTTTTATACATCTGTTTTTTTCTAGTCAGTGGTCTCTAACCAAGTTTCTCATGTATTTGATGACGACCTGCGCCagaggacctcagaatggggtgaaggttcaccttccaacagggcaatgaccctaagcacatagccaagacaatgctggagtggctttaggacaagtctctgaatgtccattgGGGGtaccagccagagcccagaacccgatcgaacatctatggagagacctggaaatagctgggCAGCAACtctccccgtccaacctgaccgagtttgagagcatctgcagagaaggatgggagaaactccccaaatacacgtgt
This is a stretch of genomic DNA from Oncorhynchus clarkii lewisi isolate Uvic-CL-2024 chromosome 17, UVic_Ocla_1.0, whole genome shotgun sequence. It encodes these proteins:
- the LOC139371008 gene encoding zinc finger protein 501-like isoform X46: MSHLPSSSVRDHMKWAGLLGCEAVLSSMALMQASSMAGPPKKMMAPLGHGPPPQRDGLDRGPQSHMILPSGMSCPPLLIRKEADFHAPRLLDEKEMRANEDMQLKKKNRKSGTPCKVREQDGRGGKVVVVDENGNCPISKVQKNFICDHCYGAFRSGYHLKRHILIHTGVKPYACSMCDMRFFQRYHLERHSLTHTGVKPFACNMCDMRFFQRYHLARHSLTHTGVKPYACSMCDMRFYQRYHLSRHSLTHTGVKPYACSMCDMRFIQRYQLERHSLTHTGEKPFACDMCDMRFIQRYHLERHKRVHSGEKPYQCERCQQNFSRTDRLLRHRRLCQGRGVAKVENQPCCEPRPYSQEPPPAPPTWSPLHPPPGRLAV
- the LOC139371008 gene encoding zinc finger protein 740-like isoform X49; the encoded protein is MSHLPSSSVRDHMKWAGLLGCEAVLSSMALMQASSMAGPPKKMMAPLGHGPPPQRDGLDRGPQSHMILPSGMSCPPLLIRKEADFHAPRLLDEKEMRANEDMQLKKKNRKSGTPCKVREQDGRGGKVVVVDENGNCPISKVQKNFICDHCYGAFRSGYHLKRHILIHTGEKPYACGICDMRFIQRYHLERHSLIHTGVKPYACSMCDMRFIQRYQLERHSLTHTGEKPFACDMCDMRFIQRYHLERHKRVHSGEKPYQCERCQQNFSRTDRLLRHRRLCQGRGVAKVENQPCCEPRPYSQEPPPAPPTWSPLHPPPGRLAV